A stretch of DNA from Mycobacteriales bacterium:
ACCGCGTTCCTGCCGAGAAGCAGTAGGCCGGGCGCTCTCAGCTGCTCGCAATCCGATAGGACTCCTGAAGGAGTTCCTCGAGGTCAACGGGGTCGACTCGACCAAGCCGAACCAGGACCAACAACGGTGAGCGATCGTGATGGTCGGTCCAGTAGTAGGTGTCCGGCTCTGTCGAAGCAAGCGCCTCACGCTCGAAGGTCTTGACCGTCAGCACGCCGTCGTCCCACATCCGAGCCATCAAGGTGCGGGCGAACCACGTCGGGCGCCCCCAGCTGAGGCGCTCCGTCACGCCAGGCAGTGCCAGGCAGATGCCTCTGACGTCGCTCTCGGTGGTCACAGCCTCACGATGGCGGCTGCTGGATGGGGGGTCCAGCGATCTTGCTGTTTGAGCCGGAGGTTAGGCACAGATTCGCGGTGCGCATCCGCGACCGCGCCTGGGCCTCCACTTCTGCCGCGGAGCGTGGTTCCCGTCGATGGCTGGGCCGCGCACTCTGCGCCACCGGGCCAGGACTGCGGCCACGGAGACGAGCGCTGCATGAGGCTGGTTCCGGGACGAGCCTTCCAGGGGACCGCGTCGTCGGCCGGTTGGCCCATGGCGTCGTGCCGTCCGGACGCAGCGGTCAAGGTCTCCGGAGCGAGCAGGTCAGGCCGCGACGCGAGCGGGCCGAAGCCGCAGGGCGACCGCCCCAGACTTGAATTCACGGCGATCCACGAGTTCAAGCTCGATGCGCTCGCGC
This window harbors:
- a CDS encoding MmcQ/YjbR family DNA-binding protein, which encodes MTTESDVRGICLALPGVTERLSWGRPTWFARTLMARMWDDGVLTVKTFEREALASTEPDTYYWTDHHDRSPLLVLVRLGRVDPVDLEELLQESYRIASS